A section of the Subtercola frigoramans genome encodes:
- the def gene encoding peptide deformylase: MSVREIRIFGDPVLKTVSDEIGQIDDRVRALVADLVDSVLLPGRAGVAASQIGVNLRAFSYNVDGEVGYLLNPRITELSGEPEFMDEGCLSVPNLWFKTKRYPSATAVGLDLEGNTVEISGTGVLAQALQHEVDHLDGMLYLDRLEKETRREAMRQVRESDWF, encoded by the coding sequence GTGAGCGTGCGAGAGATCCGTATCTTCGGTGACCCCGTGCTGAAGACGGTTTCCGACGAGATCGGACAGATCGACGACCGTGTGCGCGCACTCGTCGCGGACCTGGTCGATTCTGTACTGCTGCCGGGGCGCGCGGGAGTTGCGGCATCGCAGATCGGCGTGAACCTGCGGGCGTTCAGTTACAACGTCGATGGCGAAGTCGGGTATCTCCTCAATCCGCGGATCACCGAGCTTTCGGGTGAGCCAGAATTCATGGATGAAGGCTGTCTCTCGGTGCCCAACCTCTGGTTCAAGACCAAGCGTTATCCCTCGGCCACGGCAGTCGGTCTCGATCTCGAGGGCAACACGGTCGAGATCTCGGGCACCGGAGTGCTGGCCCAGGCCTTGCAGCACGAGGTCGACCACCTCGATGGGATGCTCTATCTCGACCGACTCGAGAAGGAGACCAGGCGCGAGGCGATGCGCCAAGTACGCGAGAGTGACTGGTTCTGA
- a CDS encoding AMP-dependent synthetase/ligase: MDQIFTPAVVQADPLANATDLLLKRVELTPDQPLFAIPSSSASGWSDITAADFLTQVRALAKGFIAAGIEPGDKIGLMCRTRYEWTLIDFAVWFAGAVLVPVYETSAPAQVQWSLSDSDATAVIVETPDHFSRFDEAYPDLPLIANVWQIDLGDLDKLVAGGTDVSDDEVERRRSLAIGSDMATLIYTSGTMGRPKGCILTHSNFVELSRNAAVKLSDVVSPGASTLLFITTAHVFARFIAIMCVHGGVKVGHQGDTKQLLPALGSFKPTFLLAVPRVFEKVYNSSEQKAETGGRGKIFRAAADVAIAHSEALDAGHVPFGLKAKFALYDRLVYSKLRAALGGRTKFAVSGSAPLGHRLGHFYRSLGITVLEGYGLTETTAPATVNLVDKFKIDTVGPPLPGVGIRIAADGEVQVTGINVFAGYWNNEKATAEAMDGEWFRTGDIGSLDDDGFLTITGRKKEIIVTAGGKNVAPAVLEDPIRANPLVGQVVVVGDQKPFISALITLDPEMLPAWLANNGQKADLSLSEASQNPAVLAEIQRAVDAANKLVSRAESIRKFVVLSQELTEESGHLTPKLTIKRAVIVKDFAPTIESIYSSAPSTSGESLVH; this comes from the coding sequence GTGGACCAGATCTTCACCCCTGCCGTCGTGCAGGCCGACCCTCTGGCGAACGCCACCGATCTGCTGCTGAAGCGCGTGGAGCTCACCCCCGACCAGCCACTGTTCGCCATTCCGTCGAGCAGTGCATCCGGCTGGTCGGACATCACGGCAGCCGACTTCCTCACACAGGTGCGCGCACTGGCCAAGGGATTCATCGCCGCCGGCATCGAACCGGGCGACAAGATCGGCCTGATGTGCCGCACTCGCTACGAATGGACGTTGATCGACTTCGCCGTCTGGTTCGCGGGAGCAGTGTTGGTGCCGGTATACGAGACCTCTGCCCCCGCACAGGTTCAGTGGAGCCTGAGCGATTCCGACGCGACGGCGGTCATCGTCGAGACGCCAGACCACTTCTCGCGGTTCGACGAGGCCTACCCCGACCTCCCGCTCATCGCCAACGTCTGGCAGATCGACCTCGGCGACCTCGACAAGCTCGTCGCTGGCGGAACAGACGTCAGCGACGACGAGGTGGAACGCCGCCGTTCCCTCGCCATCGGCAGCGACATGGCCACGCTGATCTACACCTCGGGCACGATGGGGCGGCCGAAGGGCTGCATTCTCACGCACTCGAACTTCGTCGAGCTCTCCCGCAATGCCGCCGTGAAGCTCAGCGACGTGGTGAGCCCGGGCGCATCCACCCTGCTCTTCATCACCACGGCGCACGTCTTTGCACGGTTCATCGCCATCATGTGCGTCCACGGCGGCGTGAAGGTCGGCCACCAGGGCGACACCAAGCAGCTCCTACCCGCCCTCGGTTCGTTCAAGCCGACCTTCCTGCTGGCCGTGCCTCGCGTGTTCGAGAAGGTCTACAACTCCTCAGAGCAGAAGGCAGAGACCGGCGGGCGCGGCAAGATCTTCCGTGCGGCGGCCGATGTCGCCATCGCCCACTCCGAGGCTCTCGACGCAGGCCACGTTCCGTTCGGCCTAAAGGCGAAGTTCGCCCTCTACGACCGTTTGGTCTACTCGAAGCTGCGCGCCGCACTCGGCGGCCGCACGAAGTTCGCTGTCTCGGGCTCTGCGCCACTCGGCCACCGCCTAGGTCACTTCTATCGCAGCCTCGGCATCACGGTGCTCGAAGGCTACGGCCTCACCGAGACCACAGCCCCGGCGACGGTGAACCTGGTCGACAAGTTCAAGATCGACACCGTCGGCCCGCCCCTGCCCGGTGTCGGCATCCGTATCGCCGCAGACGGCGAGGTACAGGTCACGGGCATCAACGTGTTCGCCGGCTACTGGAACAACGAGAAGGCAACCGCTGAAGCCATGGACGGCGAGTGGTTCAGGACCGGCGACATCGGCTCGCTCGACGACGACGGTTTTCTGACCATTACCGGCCGCAAGAAGGAGATCATCGTCACCGCCGGGGGGAAGAACGTCGCCCCTGCTGTGCTCGAAGACCCCATCCGCGCGAACCCACTGGTGGGCCAGGTCGTCGTCGTCGGTGACCAGAAGCCGTTCATCTCCGCGCTGATCACCCTCGACCCCGAAATGCTGCCCGCGTGGCTGGCGAACAACGGTCAGAAGGCCGACCTCAGCCTCAGCGAGGCATCACAGAACCCGGCAGTTCTCGCCGAGATCCAGAGAGCGGTGGATGCTGCGAACAAACTCGTTTCGCGTGCTGAGTCGATTCGCAAATTCGTGGTGCTCTCGCAGGAGCTGACCGAAGAGAGCGGGCACCTGACCCCCAAGCTCACGATCAAGCGAGCGGTCATCGTCAAGGACTTCGCGCCGACGATCGAGAGCATCTACTCGAGCGCTCCGTCGACGTCAGGCGAGTCACTCGTTCACTAG